One genomic region from Curtobacterium sp. 9128 encodes:
- a CDS encoding sugar phosphate isomerase/epimerase, with protein MTDTATPTGASSTDATTASIRIGTAPDSWGVWFPDDPKQVPWQRFLDEAAAAGYVWIELGPYGYLPTDPAQLSDELESRGLQLSAGTVFTGFHKGDDQFQRAWDQAVAVAGLAAKLGAEHLVTIPDLWRSDATEEVLEPRTLTDEQWERLGKGHDQLGKALLEEFGVHQQFHTHADSHVGTYKETVRFLEVTDPQYTNLCLDTGHFAYYGGDNLKLIAAHPERIGYLHLKQVDTDLLFDVLKNDVPFATAVSQGIMTEPPHGTPELAPIIEAVAAINPDVFGIVEQDMYGCSVDAPGPIAERTFQHIFGSTSAARAS; from the coding sequence ATGACCGACACCGCCACCCCGACCGGCGCCTCGTCCACGGACGCCACCACCGCGTCGATCCGCATCGGCACCGCTCCCGACTCGTGGGGCGTCTGGTTCCCGGACGACCCCAAGCAGGTCCCGTGGCAGCGCTTCCTGGACGAAGCGGCGGCCGCCGGGTACGTGTGGATCGAGCTCGGCCCGTACGGGTACCTGCCGACCGACCCCGCGCAGCTGTCGGACGAACTCGAGTCGCGTGGGCTGCAGCTGTCCGCGGGCACCGTGTTCACCGGGTTCCACAAGGGGGACGACCAGTTCCAGCGGGCGTGGGACCAGGCCGTCGCGGTGGCCGGACTCGCGGCGAAGCTCGGCGCGGAGCACCTCGTGACGATCCCGGACCTCTGGCGCTCGGACGCCACCGAGGAGGTCCTGGAGCCCCGGACGCTCACGGACGAGCAGTGGGAGCGGCTCGGCAAGGGCCACGATCAGCTCGGCAAGGCACTGCTCGAGGAGTTCGGCGTCCACCAGCAGTTCCACACGCACGCCGACAGCCACGTGGGGACCTACAAGGAGACCGTGCGCTTCCTCGAGGTCACGGACCCGCAGTACACGAACCTCTGCCTCGACACCGGGCACTTCGCCTACTACGGCGGCGACAACCTCAAGCTCATCGCGGCGCACCCCGAGCGCATCGGCTACCTGCACCTCAAGCAGGTCGACACCGACCTGCTGTTCGACGTGCTGAAGAACGACGTGCCGTTCGCGACCGCCGTCTCCCAGGGCATCATGACCGAGCCGCCGCACGGCACCCCCGAGCTCGCGCCGATCATCGAGGCAGTGGCCGCGATCAATCCGGACGTCTTCGGCATCGTCGAGCAGGACATGTACGGCTGCTCGGTCGACGCTCCGGGCCCGATCGCGGAGCGCACGTTCCAGCACATCTTCGGTTCGACGTCCGCCGCCCGCGCGTCCTGA
- a CDS encoding Gfo/Idh/MocA family oxidoreductase — protein sequence MSTTDNLRVAVVGAGAMGSDHIRRITSTIAGADVVAIVDPDTARATAAAAKAPGAITAASFEDALDATPIDAVIVATPGFLHEPVLVPAIERGLAVLCEKPLTTSAEDSLRIVELEQAKSDRPKIQVGFMRRFDKGYQELRALRESGSNGALLALHHAHRNPTTPPNFSESMLIHDSVIHEIDIIPFITGEAITSVEVKKPRKNSLAPADLPEPQFVLFTTESGTMAIVEINVNAQFGYQVTTDAVFESGVAYIGRETSLNLVSQGVSGQGVTPSFVERFGAAYDEEVQRWVDAAKQGGIDGPSAWDGYTASVVAEVAVRAQQSGALEAVTYATAKPAFYDAAPNELADV from the coding sequence ATGAGCACCACTGACAACCTCCGCGTCGCCGTCGTCGGCGCCGGGGCCATGGGCAGCGACCACATCCGCCGCATCACGTCGACCATCGCCGGTGCCGACGTCGTCGCGATCGTGGACCCCGACACCGCGCGGGCCACCGCCGCGGCCGCGAAGGCCCCCGGCGCGATCACCGCCGCGTCGTTCGAGGACGCCCTCGACGCCACCCCCATCGACGCCGTCATCGTCGCGACCCCGGGCTTCCTGCACGAGCCGGTCCTGGTACCGGCGATCGAACGCGGACTCGCGGTGCTCTGCGAGAAGCCCCTCACGACGAGTGCTGAGGACTCGCTGCGGATCGTCGAGCTCGAGCAGGCGAAGTCGGACCGCCCGAAGATCCAGGTCGGCTTCATGCGTCGCTTCGACAAGGGCTACCAGGAACTCCGGGCGCTCCGCGAGTCGGGGTCGAACGGCGCACTGCTCGCCCTGCACCACGCGCACCGCAACCCGACCACCCCGCCGAACTTCAGCGAGTCGATGCTCATCCACGACTCGGTGATCCACGAGATCGACATCATCCCGTTCATCACCGGCGAGGCGATCACGAGCGTCGAGGTCAAGAAGCCGCGCAAGAACTCGCTGGCGCCGGCCGACCTGCCCGAGCCGCAGTTCGTGCTGTTCACGACCGAGTCGGGGACGATGGCGATCGTCGAGATCAACGTGAACGCGCAGTTCGGGTACCAGGTCACGACCGATGCCGTGTTCGAGTCCGGCGTCGCGTACATCGGGCGTGAGACCTCGCTGAACCTCGTGTCGCAGGGTGTCTCCGGCCAGGGCGTCACGCCGTCGTTCGTGGAGCGCTTCGGTGCGGCCTACGACGAAGAGGTCCAGCGTTGGGTCGACGCCGCCAAGCAGGGCGGGATCGACGGCCCGAGCGCATGGGACGGCTACACGGCGTCCGTCGTCGCCGAGGTGGCCGTCCGTGCGCAGCAGTCCGGTGCCCTCGAGGCCGTGACGTACGCCACGGCGAAGCCCGCGTTCTACGACGCCGCTCCGAACGAACTCGCGGACGTCTGA